From a region of the Daphnia magna isolate NIES linkage group LG1, ASM2063170v1.1, whole genome shotgun sequence genome:
- the LOC116936598 gene encoding ADP-ribosylation factor GTPase-activating protein 2, with translation MAVEAPNKADIEAIFKRLRSIPSNKTCFDCGAKNPTWSTVTFGVFICIDCSSVHRNLGVHLTFVRSTQLDTQWTWVQLRSMQLGGNANAATFFRQHNCITMDAQTKYNSRAAMLYKEKLSNLAVQSLKIHGTQLHIDSGTEAVAPQEKKEEDFFAVTEAFPDTTPVNTNGSFLPKIVATEPVKSKESETECQGAGPNVAVISNPSPAVAEPKVAKSLIGQRKPAAKKPGMGAKKGLGATKVHTNFDEIEKEAQLADSMRSQKGADVKPEETESQTNSLRLAYQDLSLESKKQSERLQKVDPSKAQQVERLGMGIMGANSGPRNISHSAISDMAIIQQDSSAFTSSSSASVLASLDRKTFAVAEESSNSFYSKNSGLDDLLTRGGSSKSSRDSDWDMLSDFAPVSKPSQSAASYGGPISSSSNYGSSTTSGKSSSSTYGSSTKTKEFSSGGPDSGEAQKKFGSAKAISSDQYFQDSGSADQERRSNLSRFQGSSGISSSDYFGTGNSSTGGSKNSGGAGYNIQAPDLDEVKESVRQGVTKVASKLSSLANDFASSIQDRYGY, from the exons atggcggtGGAAGCACCTAATAAAGCCGATATTGA GGCCATTTTCAAGAGGTTACGATCAATTCCCTCTAATAAG aCATGTTTTGATTGTGGAGCCAAAAATCCTACATGGTCAACAGTGACTTTTGGAGTCTTCATCTGCATTGATTGCTCTTCGGTCCATAGAAATTTGGGGGTCCATCTCACATTCGTCCGCTCCACACAGCTAGACACGCAGTGGACATGGGTGCAACTACGGAGCATGCAACTTGGAGGAAACGCCAATGCC GCAACTTTCTTCCGGCAGCATAACTGCATCACTATGGATGCGCAGACCAAGTACAATTCTAGAGCAGCCATGCTGTACAAGGAAAAGCTTTCTAATCTAGCTGTCCAATCTTTGAAGATTCACGGAACTCAa CTTCACATCGATTCAGGAACGGAAGCAGTGGCTCCCcaggaaaagaaggaagaagattTCTTCGCAGTAACTGAAGCATTCCCAGACACAACACCTGTTAATACAAATGGATCATTCTTGCCCAAAATTGTT GCCACAGAACCTGTTAAATCAAAGGAATCTGAGACAGAATGCCAAGGTGCTGGACCGAATGTCGCTGTTATTAGCAATCCATCTCCTGCG GTTGCGGAACCAAAAGTTGCTAAATCTCTTATTGGGCAACGCAAACCAGCTGCGAAAAAACCAGGG ATGGGCGCCAAAAAAGGATTGGGTGCAACCAAAGTGCATACCAATTTTGACGAAATTGAAAAGGAAGCTCAACTTGCCGACTCGATGCGTTCGCAGAAAGGCGCTGACGTCAAACCAGAAGAAACCGAATCCCAG ACAAACTCTCTACGACTAGCCTATCAAGATTTGAGCCTCGAGTCGAAGAAACAATCGGAACGACTACAAAAAGTAGATCCATCGAAAGCGCAACAGGTGGAACGTTTGGGTATGGGAATCATGGGAGCGAACAGTGGTCCGAG AAATATCAGTCATTCCGCCATTAGTGACATGGCTATTATTCAACAAGATTCTTCGGCCTTCACTAGTAGCTCGAGTGCGTCCGTTTTGGCTTCATTGGACCGAAAAACGTTTGCAGTGGCAGAAGAATCTTCTAATTCGTTCTACTCCAA aaaTTCCGGGCTCGATGATTTGCTGACTCGTGGTGGAAGCAGCAAATCTAGTCGTGACTCGGATTGGGACATGTTGAGTGATTTCGCCCCCGTTTCCAAGCCGTCTCAAAGCGCGGCAAGTTACGGAGGTCCTATTTCCTCGAGCTCGAACTATGGATCATCCACGACCAGTGGCAAATCATCCAGCTCAACGTATGGCTCTTCTACGAAAACGAAGGAATTTTCGTCTGGCGGCCCCGACAGTGGCGAAGCGCAAAAAAAGTTTGGCAGCGCCAAAGCCATTTCATCTGACCAATATTTCCAGGATTCCGGCAGTGCTGAT CAGGAACGAAGGTCGAACTTGTCACGATTTCAGGGCTCGTCGGGAATCTCTTCGTCGGACTATTTCGGGACTGGCAATTCCAGCACTGGAGGTTCTAAAAACTCGGGTGGAGCTGGGTACAACATCCAG GCTCCGGATTTGGACGAAGTGAAGGAAAGCGTTCGTCAGGGCGTTACGAAGGTGGCAAGCAAACTCTCCTCGCTGGCTAATGATTTCGCTAGCAGCATACAG GATCGTTACGGTTATTAA